Within the Cyprinus carpio isolate SPL01 chromosome B18, ASM1834038v1, whole genome shotgun sequence genome, the region agactGGGTTCGAATTTTCATGGGTTGGTTTTGCTGAATACTCACTTTGACTCTTCAATGTTTTCTCTGGAGAATCGTATAAAAGTCACAGTCACGTATAAAACATAGTCACATATAAAACCAGATTCTTTTCTTTGTTGCTCTGTTTTCATTGAGTGCTAATGTAGAGTTGGTTAGTGTTGCCGGGACATACTGTCTGTCCCTCACTGCTTCTGTTATTGACTGGACTTTAGTGTGGCATACTGGGTCAATGACCCTCCATAAGGCTTGTTTTAGTCACCTGAGAGGAAGGAGGATAGTATTCCCctgtgaaatgtaaatgtatatgtcaGCATACTTTAAAAATTGTGTACATCTTAAAGGTGCCTTAAGCAAATTTTGCCAAACGGTGTTGATAATTataagcaccaaaacaaacatgcccaAAACCCCAACAGGACTTTGCCTCTATTTTGATATCGGCCAACACGTACGTACAAAACCATGGCAGCAACATTCGCAGAAACAAGCCAAGATGACAcaagcatattcaagcaaaagccaacacagataagttgtgtgaaacaatataaaatcgatgttactcacctatcaagaagaaacaacACAACTTTGGCATCAGATTCCAGGCCTTCCCGCTCCTTAACTTCTCTCCACCACTGGaaagctgctccgatatttaTGTGGGTCTTACCTCTTGCATGATTGtaataactttttaatgttttgttcctctgtttttttttttcccttttttatctGTCACCTCTCTCTATGTATAGTCAATCTGCTAAGATCCAtcctgtgcactcaaattgaATGCTCACTTCTCCCTATACTTTCTAGAcatgccccttactgctgattggctacattttagctgtcattttagttttattagttttagtcacgttcatactctttttagtctagtctagttttagtcgaagaaaaactgatgacattttagtctagttttagtcaacgaaaactgatgacatgtAGTCTAGtgttagtcaatgaaaatggtattttagtctctttttagtaatggaattctatttaacccagtcaataaagtacaagtacctagaagtatagacgaaaccaacattttcttttagccaaacccatttcaaacaaggttatcttattatattattgttaccttatagactcaataatacatccattccagacacggaagactctctgatttgaatttacaacatttattttactaaccaaacatgttagaagtacacacacataaattttaattaaaaaataaataaaaataataataataataataatctgcacatttttctcccaaagatgaACCCCGGCTGGCCAGCCAtcagtccctttctctgtgtcaaggctgatttatactcgacgcgtctgcaatttcgcttgggtgagcgtGGAAAATATGATGTCATcgcggtgttgctggaagttcgcTTCGAGTGCACGCGAACTATTCGTGTGGCGGAGTGCAcggcattttttttaactttccgcATAgttccgcatccgaacatgcacgagttcagggcaattctagccgaacatgcacatATGTGCCGGCCtgacagaagcagtttaatgtgaagttcaaactccatcaggtgctttttgacggaaatTTTTGCAtcgtttgtccaaggcttcttatttgaagtacattttatttttattgtataaaatagaattagaattcatttagatattaattatacactatttgcttaaagttgtcttgtgtttgacgcgtaatacagccaatagtttaagattgttttaagtttgtacataaagaaataagACAATTACTGCTCatcgctcccctgtcgtttcaaagaatagtacaacggcgaacgcgGGAAGTATAAAAACCttgtccgtttgggaaggtgcgctcgcagtcagcggagccaggcgaaagtataaatcccgctaaactttttcttcttcttcttctttcttttttaccgGCGGTTGGCATCCAACTTAATGGAGCATTACCGCCCCCTCTGTTCCGGAATGTGGACCTGATAATAGGTCTACTCTCTTCTTCTCAATCTCCTACACTCCGctaaactttgtttgttgtcgtcttctaaataatgccgcaagtgggacttgaggaagtgacgtcggtcacatctgcgcagtgagacacaggaaacagaaatactgcaaaataataataataacgactaaacaagacaaaataatgttaaaacattttgtttcgtctcgttttggtcaacaaaaattaagagacattttagcatagtttttattttgtaaaccacatttagtctcgtttttttcttcaacaatattgcattatacatttaattatagtcatcgtcacatgaccagcatttacactgcatctcgtctcgttttcgtcacatgataaaggttcgttgatgaAGATATTtcgtcataattttcgttgacgaaagcaacactaaaTTTAAGTACATCactatatgtaatttcataattcctTCTATTGTCTTAGATGAAATATGGATAAAGTATATTAAGGCAAATGGTATCTGTTGCTCAGGCTCCTCCTCAGAAATTCGTTCTGGTATTATGTAAACTCTAAAAACTAATTCAGAGGACCTTTAgtcattacttaaatatatacattgttgtgaaataaaaaatcaagttctGAGATACTGTTagactttttaattgtaattgttattttattgagctGGGGTGACACACAAATTATGCCTATTGATGAAATATACTATCATGACTTGTCAGAGtttaacattttcagttaatcaaaaaacaatttaattttaagttctgttaatgtaaaaaacaatttgatGACGTGTTAATGGGCCACAGTTTCCGCGCGCATGTTCAAGGCCAGACGACGAGAGGAGCATGTGGTGAATGGTAAGTAATTTTATGCTTAATTACACATATTCGCATTCGCTCAGGATTCAGTTGGTGATAGCCTACTGTAACCGAATACCGAAATCTGCAAGTTCTTACTCTGAAATTTGAGCAGTGTTGATAGTAACGTTATAGTCTGTGTGCCGAGGTAAAGTTAGCTATAACGTTAGCTGTAGCCTGTCACTGATTGAGTAGCTACACTATTTGTTCAGATATTTTGCTCAAAACCAGTCGGAGttatgtagggccctatgaattccgtttttttcccctaaatttcgttttatttatttctccaaATTTCGTTTTTttccgtttatttttttttttaccttctgcTCGTATTTTACCAAAAAAGAGTGTGTTTTACAACCTGCTCTCATTGTATGTTAagaatttattttgaagaaccaTATTTCATTTATAAGGGTTAATTCACGTTAAGACCGTGAGTGATAATTAGTTAAACACATGGATTAATGTGGGGCTGCGCGATAAAACGATATGTCTCGAGATAGACGTAatcaatatgaataaaaaatgcgCTCGATAAAAcgttcgatatatatatatatatatatatatatatatgttttttttttttttttttttttcgtcggaAGAAACCAGGTTGCGAAGCAAGTTTGTTTGCATGAACAAAGCCATTCGCTCTCTGGTAACCTAGCAACGTAGGGAGTGACACGCTACCAGCCAATAATGTAACGTTAACAGTTTGGTTGCGCCATATCGTTGTCTCATGCTGGATTCATTACACAACCAGCGTGGAGTGATAAGTGGAAAGCGTAATTTGATTGGTGAGTGAGATAAGATTACTGACTGCTGCGCCAATTCTGACAGGcgagaacgagcagagagagagagagacactcctCCGGCCGCGCGCGCGCTCTCACAGTCTTCAAactgtctttctctccctccctcccgcatattaatcaaaatgatATTACCATCAAAATCAAGGAGATTTTTCTTTCCCCTGAGTTAACGTTACCTTTGGGTGtgaattgtactaaaataacgttgccttatcttctctgaaAAGCGTGCCGCACATTCAGCTGACATAAACCACACTTTAAATAAACGTAACAAAACCTATTCAGTGAAGAAGTGTTTTCCGTGTTGACACAAATCTTGCGCGATGTTTTAAATACCGGGATAATCACACGTGCTGTCGCCGCGTCATGATAGATGAGGTGCGCCTtatattttcctgctttttttgtcctttgccaatcacaccTATGAATTAGAGGAAGGTTAAGTTAAAAATAGGGCTGTCAGTAAACTACGGTTCTGtatattaactgcagctccatttgaaagcaggtgatggggatttaccgctaatcatggaaccggctttactgacgagatgcgcattatcatatcgttcgatatattgtccagccctagttaaaaataaaaatgtttaagtgtaatatatttttctcctggtccttattttaaataggtcataaaaaagatcaataattatcgatatcgaccgATATGAAACACTTGTATCGTGATAAAGTTTTCAGCCATATCGCCCACCCTAGATTCAAGTTCTCCGTCGCTACCACGGATTTCCGTCATTCAAACTTCACAGAGGCAATTTACAAAAAAGGGTTGGCTGATTTTTATTGACAGATTGTCACACTCTACAGCCAATGGTATCGTTAACAGCGTGAGTGCGCCTGACCAATGACAGTGTAGTGACCATAGATTTCAATTGAATGTCTGATCTGAAGTGATAAGTACACAGGTTAATTTCTAAGAAAATGAATGCTTTACGTTGTATTAGAAAGGACAGTAATGGTtatacagttcatttaaatgttttgaaagggAAATAAGATGAATTTTACATGTATGTTTAAAagagaaatatattacaattttatggTGCTAAAAAGATAAATAGTGATTGGAAAGCTGTTTAAAATATACATCATTCCTTATAAAAGTCAGTAATTTAATTTGTGCTATTTAAAATACAGATTGTGAATTCATGatgaataattgttttgtttgcacTTAAATATCCATCCTCCATGAGCAACCTTTAAAATTTCCCTGACATTTTCGTGTTATAATTTATCATACCAGCATTACAAGGCTTGCTTTAAGATTGGACCAAGAGTGGACCAAGGGGTTCAAGTTGAGACTTGGTCAGCCTCTCAGGACAAACTAGACATCACCTTCTCCTTCCCCTGAGGTGAGTAGCGGTCAGAGTCCATCTACAGTTAGTGACGATGACACCAGTGAAACCTATTTAGTTACTGTATTGAAGACTCACAAGTGAAATTGAAaatactgttgtgtgtgtgtgtaggtgtggcTTTCTGCCTTGATCCAGTATCCTGGTGTTGTGGATCAAGGATTTCAAGTTGAGACGTGATCAGCCTCCAAAAGAAAATTGTGAAGAAGTACGGGGTGAGACAGAAACATTAACACTTAACTTTTGTAATTCAGATCCACAGCAAATAAATCagttgtgttcacacacacacctccttgaattattttacttaatttatctCCCTACTTAGGTCTTCAGTCACTTTGCCGTGTGCCTTGCAAGGACAAAAAACTTGCCTTCATCTTCTCCTGGTTTCGTGGACCAAGGGGTTCAAGTTTAGACGTGGTCAGTGTGAAGAAGCATGGAGTGAGACAGAAACATGAAATATGCACTGGCCTtgtaaaatctgtaaatatgCGACCCCTACTAAAGACGAGTTGTTGAAACATTATAGGTTACGTCATATCCGCGGTGGGCAACCTCTGCCATGTCCTTATCtggattgtttttgttcatttaaatcatGGGGTAGCCTGAAATCACATATATCAAGGAAACACTCAACTCACTCAACAAGAGTGAGAACCTCTGAAATACTCAGTTTCTGTTGCCAGTTCTGTAATGTAGGCACATTCTCCACCGAAAAAGAGTATTTTGAACACCTTCGTCAACATTTGAAAAAGCAAGAAACTGTCACCTGTGTTTTCAAAAATTGCAATTTCAAAACTAATATCTATGGAACCTTTGCTTCGCATAGAAATCGCAAGCATACTCCCCACTCATTAGATGAGTTCAAAGACGAGGTGATAAAGAGGTATGAAAACCCTTCACAAGCAGATCAGTGCAGTGATGGAGTTAATCAGGAGGGTGAGCAGTCTGATATTGATGAGATTAGAGATGATGATGTAAGAGTACTGCCAAAGTTGATTGAAAGAAGCTTGGCTCATTTAATGTTGAAATTAGAGAGTTCCTTTCATGTACCCAACCAATGCATTGATGAGCTTGTAGAggagttgcattttatttctcattcagCCTCTGCTCCCATCATGAAAGACATTTTACAGTCTTGCCTGAAGAGGCACAACTGTGAAATTGATGAAGTCATTGGATCTGAAATAGTGAACGACATTTGTGGTGCTAACCCTATTAGTTCTGCCCTCCATGATGGTGGTCCTCTGTCCTCTGCCTTTaaaagaagaaagtattttaacgaACACTTTTCTGTCGTTGAACCGATTGAGTATGTTCTTAGTAGAGAGAGCAGCTTCCAGTATGTCCCCATTCTAAAGTCATTGCTTCAGGTTTTTAGCAAGAAAGATATACAGGACCTGATCTTGAGTGAGGCAGAAGCTCAGAGAACTGTGTACAAGTCATTTCATGACGGCACCTTTTACAAAACCAATGAGCTGTTCTCAGGAAGTGACTGTACCATTGCTCTCAATCTCTATGTGGATGACTTTGAGATATGCAATCCTCTTGGTACATCcaggaaaaaacacaaaatcacagcTGTGTATTGGGTGTTAGCTGATGTCCCCTCATTGCTCAGATCTGAACTAAACTCAATTTTCTTAGCAGTCCTGTGCAAGGCTGAGGATGTGAAGAGATTTGGTTACAGTGCTGTGTTGGAGCCACTGCTCAAAGATCTTGTGTACTTAGAGGAGGAAGGACTGTATGTTCCAGCATTGGGCAGAAGAGTCAAAGGCACAGTGTTTAGTGTGGTCGCAGACAATCTAGGTGCCCATTCTTTGGGGGGATTTGTTGAGAGCTTTTCCAGTTCATACGTGTGCAGATTTTGTCTAGGTGAAAAGTCACAGTTTCAAGATGGAGAAGTGAGAACAGGGGCATTCCCACCCAGAACGAAAGATCGACACGCACTGCATATTCAGGCTGTACAGGAGAATGATAGTTTGGTGCATTTGTATGGCGTGAAGAGACAGTGTGCACTGAcagcaaaactgaaatattttaatgttttgtctggTTATCCGCCGGATGTGTTGCATGATCTCTTTGAAGGTATAGTGCCCCTAGAAATAGCACTGTGCCTCAGAGTGTTCATTCAGAATAAATACTTCACTCTTGAAGAGCTGAACAAATGCATCAAAGAGTTCCCCTATAAATGGTCAGACAAAACCGATGCACCACAGCCTGTCTCTGTGAACTTTGCCACACGGAAAAGTGTGGGCGGCAATGCCCACGAGAACTGGACTTTGCTGCGACTCCTGCAACTCATGGTTGGATCGAAAATCCCTGAAGGTGACCCAGCATGGGAAGTGCTTCTTGTGCTCAGAGACATTGTTGAGCTTGTTGTTAGCCAAGTCTACACATAGAAGACCATTTGCTTCCTGGATAGTAAGATATCTGAGCATAAACACAGGTTTCTCATGGTTTTCCCAGAGCAACACCTCATCCCAAAACACCATTTCCTGGAACATTATCCAGAACTGATCAGGGCTTATGGTCCTCTGGTGTCACTCTGGACAATGCGGTTTGAGGCAAAGCACAGCTTTTTTAAGCATGTTGTCAGACATACTCGTAGCTTTAGAAATATTCTGCTGTCACTTGCCATGAAGCATCAGTTGTTGCTTGCTTATAATAACCAACATGATTCCAGAGCTGTCAGACCTCTACTACAGGCTACAACACTGTCTACAGTGGATGTTAGTGTGCTGAGAGAGGATATTCAAGAAGCACTGCAGGATAAGTTTCCTGGTGAGACATGTGTCCAGATAGCCAAAAGTGTGTGTTACAGGAGCACCAAGTACACCAGTGGAATGATCTTGGCTTATGGTTCCACTGGTGGTCTGCCAGATTTTGATTGAGTTGATCCAAATTGTGGTTGTGAAGGGCAGCATTGGATTCATTGTGAAAGGTCTGACTGCTTGGTCAGTTGAGTATTTGAGGAGCTATGTGCTTGAGAAAAATGGTCCTGTGAAAGTCATAGAGCCAGCTGAGCTATCAGACATGTTCCCCTTAATATCTTACTTCTGTGGTGGAACAAACATTAAGTGCAGCATTTATGTTCCATAGATGGTGCCCATACTTTTTGGAGATTTTCAGATGAAATGATACAAATTCGCATATCACAGTCTTCCTACTTTGTTCAGACTtggcatatacagtacatgtgttcCTGATTTCCATACCTAGAGGTCAAATATAATATGCTCTTAACATTATTAACCATTTACCTGTGacaaaaaattaatgaaacatgtaAAACATTCTGTGTACAGGATGCATAATGTCAAAACCGGCTCAACTCCGAGTGATCCTTGCAGATCATGATGTCCGTAAAGTTCTACTACCATCTGGAATCCCTGAGACAGTGGATGACCTTCACTCAGTCATTCGTGACACATTTTACATTGCCAGAGACTTCAGTCTTCACTATAAAGATGTTGATTTTGATGAGTTTTTCACCCTTTATTCTACAACTGACCTCAAGGATAAGGACACAATCAAGGTTGTGTTTCTCCAGGACCAGGAGCCTGCAATAACTTTAAACTTAACTGATGTGACCAACACTGATGTGACCAACATGACTGATCAGCCTTGTGAGGAGCACTATGTTGATGACACCGCATCTGTGTCAACCGATGACACACTGATTCTCTCATCTGAAGATAGTCCAGGCCACCGTTCCAAGCGCTGGCCCGCTCAGTTTTCAATTCCCAGCTTTTCTGGCCTCACAGAGATCCAAATTCAGTCGGCCAATGAGCGCTTCATAAAATATGGGACTCTTCTCACTACAAAAGATTTAATTCCACTACTCCCAGACATCCTTGGAAAACTAGCGGAGGCTATTTATGAGTACACTGCTTATCCATCTAGTCTGCAGATCGGTGAGGTTGCAGAGGCCCTCACTCAGAAGCATCCCTGCCTCAAAGAACCAGGTTCCTTTAATGGGTCCTATGGATGGGCGCAGCTCCTGAAATATAAGATGAACAATTTCAGAAGCAAACTTCGAGGTCTCGGCTGCCCCGAAGTTAAGGTGAACTCACTcaagagaaaacaaacacatgacCAGTATCCGGCAaagaatctgaaaaaaacaaagaaggcTGAGGTGAACTACCTACCCCCTCATGTTCAAGGTGAATCTACTGCAAGTTTGGAAAAAGAGAGAGTGGAGCTCCTAAGTGAAATGATGAAAAGGGACAACTCAAAGGTGGTAGCTCAGAAAATGGCCAAGACGTTCAGCCTTCGTCGGGAGGAAATAGTAAAAGAGGTCCCTGCCATCAGTGACTGCATGAAGCGCTGGCCTGCACTTTTTACTGAAGCACAGGtgagattataaaatgtttattaaaccattattttttttactgtggatTGATACAGTGTGGCTACATGTtcacaatttgaaataaaataaataaatgtaaaaatatagaaatagcctttttcatttccaaaatttacttatatttatactcttatttatttatacttatgtCATGTTTGGTCCTTCATACTGGTGTGCCCTGTAGATAAGTGAAGAATTCAAGAGGATAACAACAGTTAGCCTTGAATCAACCTTTCTGGCCAAGCTTGACCAATGCACCCCAAAATTGATGGCCTTGACTCAATCAAAAGGAGGAGCTGCAGGCCTGAAGATAAGGCACATTAAGGACATGCTTCTTGAGGTATAATGACTAACTTTATTATGAATAGACCTTTATTTTACATATGTTTCTGCCACACTGTTTCATGTCAATTGTCAAAATGGCTGCTATGAACAAGGTCAATTGCATATTTGCACAATTGCAGGCAGATTCAGGATTGACTGGGAGAGGAATAGGGTGCAGATGTGGGTGCGCAgatcaaaatgtataaaacatagcCCAACCAAATTACAAACATCTATAGACGAGACTTGTGGCTACATTTTGACGTTTGAATGGAGTCTGTAGCTAAAAGTatgcataaataatgtatatattttgaaaagcccgaaaaattgtataataaaaaaagaaacaataagaaATGATACAGTAACAATAGGGTCCTTGCCTCCAGGCAAGGGCTGGAGTCCTCGCCCTCTTTTACCTTTCAGCTCGGTCCCTaactaacacattttttttttttttcaaattgtcatGATTTGGGTTACACTTGCATCTGATTTTTGTTGAACACCTTATCTCTTTTTTCCATGAATCAGGACAACACAGTTGAAAGGCGGAGAGAAATTGCCATTCGCTGCCTCATAGTCTATcttggagagaaggaggaggacCTTTTCAAACAGTATCGCGCAAGTAATTGAGTatacttttaatttgtaattttttttgttaactgcaTGTCTCTGTAGCCTTCCCATGTGAAGATATGGCCGTTTCAATCCCGTGCACCAGCCTCCTGTGGGCTAGGCTTTAAAGTACATGGTCACCCTGCATTCCCTTATGCACGTCACCCTGAAGAGCTTGAGCCATGTATTTTATACATCCTAACATCTTTTAATTTCTTCTGCAAGGATGTGGAGGAGCTCGACGCAGACCTTGCGATGCAAGTGATGAAGATTGCCATCATCGGTGATGGGCGTGCAACCATCGTAGTAGAGGGAACCAAGATCCTGCAGGGGATTGATGTTGCCAGATCCTGTGCTTTGCTGATGGGGGTGATCTATGCTCTTAACCTTAGCTATCCCAAGCAGTTGAAATTTACCTTTGAGGCATTCCAGAAGCTCTGCCTTGAGCTCGATGGACAAAAAGCCAGCTCTAAAGTAATGAATCTCAAGTATGGTATTTTCTAGAGCGGACTTGATTGACCTTGCATGAGGGAGAAgctcacatcacacacacgcacacacacacatgtaaacacacgTGTTCTTTTGTTTCTGTCATAGTATGAATACCTACTGAGTGAAGTCCAAATCAGTAAAAGTTATCAGTATAGAAAAGGATGACCTCTGTTCTCTGAGGGTGTTAGtgtattttgaactttatatgcAGTGCCTTCTTTTGTTGGATATTTCTCCTGGAGTTAGTAAGGAGTTTGAGCAGTCTGATATTGATGAGAGAAGAGATGATGATGTAAGTGCTGCCAAAGTTAA harbors:
- the LOC122140380 gene encoding sterile alpha motif domain-containing protein 3-like; translation: MSKPAQLRVILADHDVRKVLLPSGIPETVDDLHSVIRDTFYIARDFSLHYKDVDFDEFFTLYSTTDLKDKDTIKVVFLQDQEPAITLNLTDVTNTDVTNMTDQPCEEHYVDDTASVSTDDTLILSSEDSPGHRSKRWPAQFSIPSFSGLTEIQIQSANERFIKYGTLLTTKDLIPLLPDILGKLAEAIYEYTAYPSSLQIGEVAEALTQKHPCLKEPGSFNGSYGWAQLLKYKMNNFRSKLRGLGCPEVKVNSLKRKQTHDQYPAKNLKKTKKAEVNYLPPHVQGESTASLEKERVELLSEMMKRDNSKVVAQKMAKTFSLRREEIVKEVPAISDCMKRWPALFTEAQISEEFKRITTVSLESTFLAKLDQCTPKLMALTQSKGGAAGLKIRHIKDMLLEDNTVERRREIAIRCLIVYLGEKEEDLFKQYRDVEELDADLAMQVMKIAIIGDGRATIVVEGTKILQGIDVARSCALLMGVIYALNLSYPKQLKFTFEAFQKLCLELDGQKASSKVMNLKYGIF